From Chthonomonas sp., the proteins below share one genomic window:
- a CDS encoding endonuclease/exonuclease/phosphatase family protein, with protein sequence MTLVAMVVVFVATRSSRMPPVVPWTGTQVSVAAWNIDPKHVGGRLDTLVPAIQLINADVLLLVEFTPDRDLPKLLAALRAAGNPYDGNIIERRGKQNLVYLVRPGIKITNQRAYKPIMLGNDDLRPAMIATVQAGEFDFNVVGVHLKSKRKGNPEQQTEKIREDQIRLLVPELRRLQAGKEKDLLLIGDFNMLRDENQDQFAMLAAANLELLHFWVPASTFSYVPTGGQGGILDGYAISKSSREELVANSFQVVQLPNLIGIPNALYREKYSDHLPLKAIFRTDVDNDP encoded by the coding sequence TTGACCTTGGTGGCGATGGTGGTGGTGTTCGTCGCGACGCGGTCGTCGCGGATGCCGCCGGTGGTCCCTTGGACCGGCACCCAGGTGTCGGTAGCGGCGTGGAACATTGACCCCAAACACGTCGGCGGGCGGCTCGACACTTTGGTTCCGGCAATCCAATTGATCAACGCCGATGTGTTGCTGTTGGTCGAGTTCACCCCGGACCGAGATCTCCCTAAACTGCTGGCGGCGTTGCGAGCGGCAGGCAACCCTTACGATGGCAACATCATTGAGCGGCGCGGGAAGCAGAATTTGGTGTATCTCGTCCGGCCGGGCATTAAGATCACGAATCAACGGGCGTACAAGCCGATCATGCTTGGCAATGACGATCTCCGCCCGGCGATGATCGCGACGGTGCAGGCGGGAGAGTTCGACTTCAACGTTGTGGGCGTGCATTTGAAGTCGAAGCGAAAAGGCAATCCGGAGCAGCAAACAGAGAAGATTCGCGAAGATCAGATACGGCTGCTGGTGCCCGAGTTGCGGCGACTGCAGGCAGGCAAAGAGAAGGACCTGCTGCTGATCGGCGACTTCAATATGCTTCGCGATGAGAACCAGGACCAGTTCGCCATGCTGGCAGCGGCGAACTTGGAGTTATTGCATTTCTGGGTTCCTGCTTCCACTTTTAGTTATGTCCCGACCGGGGGACAAGGCGGCATTTTGGACGGCTACGCGATTTCAAAGTCCAGCCGTGAAGAGCTTGTTGCGAATTCGTTTCAGGTGGTTCAGTTGCCTAATCTGATTGGAATCCCGAACGCGCTGTATCGCGAAAAATACAGCGACCACCTCCCGCTCAAGGCGATTTTCCGCACCGACGTGGACAACGATCCATGA
- a CDS encoding polysaccharide deacetylase family protein produces the protein MSGKTVCLNRPSNFTEKVVALTFDDGPSPFTTPRILRTLAKYDARATFFMVGQMVPHREWLVRHIASLGHEIGNHSHSHRPRPPQAVAKFEVDGTEDKLAAILGYGPRTYRPPYGIEDSSTTVRARQKGMPIVLWTGDTLDWKFKSAQPVITRAISALKPGAVLLMHDIHEHTANAVPAIMAVIHQRGYKCITISEMMTKWNDLALREIAEKKAKAAAAAAAAKATQSGAGK, from the coding sequence ATGAGCGGTAAAACGGTGTGCCTCAACCGGCCCAGCAACTTCACAGAAAAGGTTGTGGCGCTCACCTTCGACGACGGACCGAGTCCGTTTACCACGCCCCGAATTCTGCGCACGCTGGCCAAGTACGATGCGCGCGCCACGTTCTTTATGGTCGGCCAAATGGTGCCGCACCGCGAATGGCTGGTTCGGCACATCGCTTCCCTGGGCCACGAGATTGGCAACCACTCTCATTCGCATCGGCCGCGACCACCCCAGGCGGTGGCCAAGTTTGAGGTGGACGGCACCGAGGATAAGCTGGCTGCGATCCTTGGCTACGGGCCACGCACGTACCGCCCGCCGTACGGCATCGAAGATTCGTCCACCACGGTCCGGGCCCGCCAAAAAGGCATGCCGATTGTGCTGTGGACGGGCGACACGTTGGACTGGAAATTTAAGTCGGCTCAACCGGTCATCACGCGGGCCATCTCCGCCTTGAAACCCGGCGCGGTTCTGCTGATGCACGACATCCACGAGCACACGGCCAACGCGGTTCCCGCGATCATGGCCGTGATCCATCAGCGCGGTTACAAGTGCATCACGATCAGCGAGATGATGACCAAGTGGAACGATCTCGCCCTTCGCGAAATCGCCGAGAAGAAGGCCAAGGCGGCCGCCGCTGCCGCGGCGGCAAAAGCTACGCAGTCGGGCGCTGGAAAGTAG
- a CDS encoding EI24 domain-containing protein: MRYVLGGVQMVWSDRSLRRYLIAPFLWTIVVFLAVMIPLRLWLPGFLGQQWERTGWSQPPMWVWWIVVTLIFLFISSTIFFMINGILSGLLWENLSREVEERLYGTAPQHKTSLARGIADAVARIPSTVGWSLLGIVLGFTPFGLGAAYPNGRMCINDFTSPAYSRRQLYFPAQKVRANTLRSAGSYAWTCGLISLFPIVNLICLPGMIAGATMMVRTEDPTCV, from the coding sequence ATGCGCTATGTGCTCGGCGGGGTTCAAATGGTCTGGAGCGACCGCTCGCTTCGGCGCTACCTGATCGCCCCTTTCTTGTGGACGATCGTTGTTTTTCTCGCGGTCATGATTCCGCTGCGATTGTGGTTGCCCGGATTTTTGGGTCAACAATGGGAGCGCACGGGGTGGTCCCAACCGCCAATGTGGGTGTGGTGGATCGTGGTCACCCTCATCTTCCTGTTCATCAGCAGCACCATTTTCTTTATGATCAACGGCATTCTCAGCGGGCTGCTGTGGGAGAACCTGAGCCGCGAGGTAGAGGAGCGCCTGTACGGCACCGCGCCGCAACACAAGACGTCCCTAGCCCGAGGAATTGCCGATGCCGTCGCCCGGATTCCGAGCACGGTCGGGTGGTCGCTGCTCGGCATCGTGCTCGGGTTCACGCCGTTTGGACTCGGCGCGGCCTACCCAAACGGGCGCATGTGCATCAACGATTTCACGTCCCCGGCGTACTCGCGTCGCCAACTCTACTTCCCTGCGCAAAAGGTCCGCGCGAACACCTTGCGCAGCGCCGGGAGCTACGCCTGGACGTGCGGCCTGATCAGCCTCTTCCCGATTGTTAACCTCATTTGTTTGCCCGGAATGATTGCGGGGGCCACGATGATGGTGCGCACGGAGGATCCCACTTGCGTCTAA
- a CDS encoding aminotransferase class I/II-fold pyridoxal phosphate-dependent enzyme yields the protein MNVTVDLRSDTVTLPTAEMLAAMASAPLGDDVLGHDPTVFELEQECAAMTGHEAGLFCPSGTMTNQVALATWCRPGDSALFEEEAHMVYYEAGAPAVLAGVMPITLPSNRGVMSLHELERRFMSGNLHTPGTTLLCIENTHNRTGGAVISVEQTRQYQEFAQSKGIKLHLDGARVFNAATALGVDVRELTAPCDSVSICLSKGLGAPVGSVLCGPSEFIERAKFVRKRFGGGMRQAGVLAAAGLVGLRVQSKLLGEDHRRARDLNARLQGIPGTRVDPDETVTNFVFVHTERPAAEWSRALKERGVLCMPAAPHRIRLVLHHQISDEMLDMCAAAFRAVSL from the coding sequence ATGAATGTCACCGTTGACTTGCGAAGCGACACCGTTACTCTGCCGACCGCCGAAATGTTGGCCGCAATGGCGAGCGCGCCGCTGGGCGACGACGTGCTGGGCCACGACCCCACAGTATTTGAGCTGGAGCAAGAATGCGCGGCGATGACCGGGCATGAGGCGGGGCTTTTCTGCCCGAGCGGGACGATGACGAATCAGGTGGCGCTCGCCACGTGGTGTCGGCCCGGCGACTCGGCGCTTTTTGAGGAAGAAGCGCACATGGTTTATTACGAAGCCGGCGCGCCGGCGGTGCTCGCGGGAGTCATGCCGATTACCTTGCCCAGCAATCGCGGCGTGATGTCGCTTCACGAGTTGGAGCGCAGGTTTATGTCGGGAAACCTGCACACACCGGGCACGACCCTGCTTTGTATTGAGAACACGCACAACCGCACCGGCGGGGCCGTGATTTCGGTGGAACAGACCCGGCAGTATCAAGAATTCGCCCAGTCCAAAGGCATCAAGTTGCACTTAGACGGCGCGCGCGTGTTCAACGCGGCCACCGCGCTCGGCGTGGATGTTCGCGAACTCACAGCGCCTTGCGACTCGGTGTCGATCTGCCTTTCGAAGGGGCTGGGCGCGCCCGTGGGTAGCGTCCTTTGCGGGCCGTCCGAGTTCATTGAGCGCGCGAAGTTTGTCCGCAAGCGCTTTGGCGGAGGGATGCGCCAGGCCGGAGTCTTGGCCGCCGCCGGACTGGTGGGCCTGCGCGTGCAAAGCAAGCTGTTGGGCGAAGATCATCGCCGAGCGCGCGACCTCAACGCCAGGTTGCAAGGGATACCCGGCACAAGAGTTGACCCCGATGAGACGGTGACCAACTTTGTGTTTGTCCACACCGAGCGGCCTGCCGCCGAATGGTCGCGTGCGCTCAAAGAGCGCGGCGTGCTCTGCATGCCGGCTGCGCCGCACCGCATTCGGCTTGTGTTGCATCACCAAATTTCGGACGAAATGTTGGACATGTGCGCCGCCGCGTTCCGCGCCGTGTCGCTTTAG
- a CDS encoding MGMT family protein: MKTGQEPIYELVRTIPAGRVLGYKAVGQLSSVFFGARQVGQVMAAAWDDDLPWWRVTASDGSMATARRDPRLAAEQRRLLESEGVGFNGDRVARAFFWDGEQ, translated from the coding sequence ATGAAGACCGGCCAAGAACCCATCTACGAGCTCGTGCGCACAATTCCCGCCGGGCGAGTTCTCGGCTATAAGGCGGTCGGTCAACTCTCCAGCGTGTTTTTCGGCGCTCGCCAAGTCGGGCAGGTGATGGCCGCCGCGTGGGACGACGACCTCCCTTGGTGGCGCGTCACGGCGAGTGATGGCAGCATGGCCACGGCCCGCCGCGACCCACGCCTCGCTGCCGAACAACGCCGCCTGCTGGAATCCGAAGGCGTCGGATTCAACGGCGACCGGGTGGCGCGCGCATTCTTTTGGGATGGAGAACAATAA
- a CDS encoding flagellar biosynthetic protein FliR: protein MLTAEVFWAFFCGFIRTGAMMLASPIFAGVVPVQVRVWLSGVVALAIVPLIQPYVGVPPGEPIVMVLSVFREAGMGFLIGFAMQALFQAFQMAGSILDIQLGLSGAQVFDPVAGAPVTVMAQIKFWCAIVILFSLNGHHLIFPALVQSYQMPPIEMANLGAMSGTFVKFLGQLAVLAVQIAAPVAAVAFIVDAAAGLVNKSVPQFQVFAVITPAKVGLGLVAAMAALPILTTSVTAGVNLTFTTLETLFSK from the coding sequence GTGCTGACGGCGGAGGTCTTCTGGGCGTTCTTCTGCGGTTTCATCCGCACGGGCGCGATGATGCTGGCCTCGCCGATTTTCGCCGGAGTGGTTCCGGTGCAGGTGCGCGTGTGGCTCAGCGGCGTAGTGGCACTGGCGATTGTCCCGCTGATTCAGCCTTATGTCGGGGTGCCGCCCGGCGAGCCGATCGTGATGGTGCTCAGCGTGTTCCGCGAGGCAGGGATGGGGTTTCTCATCGGGTTTGCCATGCAAGCGCTGTTTCAGGCGTTCCAGATGGCGGGTTCGATTCTCGACATTCAGCTTGGTTTGAGTGGCGCGCAGGTGTTTGACCCGGTCGCGGGCGCGCCGGTAACGGTCATGGCGCAGATCAAATTTTGGTGCGCCATCGTGATTTTGTTCTCGCTGAACGGGCACCACCTCATCTTCCCCGCTCTCGTGCAGAGCTACCAAATGCCGCCGATTGAAATGGCGAATCTCGGCGCGATGAGCGGCACGTTCGTAAAGTTTCTCGGCCAGCTCGCGGTTCTCGCGGTGCAGATCGCCGCGCCGGTGGCGGCGGTCGCGTTTATCGTGGACGCGGCGGCGGGTTTGGTCAACAAATCGGTGCCGCAGTTTCAGGTGTTCGCCGTCATCACCCCGGCCAAAGTTGGCCTGGGTTTGGTCGCCGCCATGGCCGCGTTGCCGATCCTCACCACCAGCGTTACCGCGGGAGTGAACCTGACCTTCACCACCTTGGAGACCCTGTTTAGCAAGTAA
- the flhB gene encoding flagellar biosynthesis protein FlhB, with translation MGGNDGQERTEEATPKRKEDARKKGTVAKSTDLNGSILLLILVAVLPGAMGGLYRGIVQGFELLATTKFSTKPEVIIRFGAQVALPIFAGVGLLFAAMMVGGVVTNGAQVGFKATPELLKPDLQKMNPLNGFKRMFSAKATFEGFKAVAKATLFGFIAYRVIQNNWLAIIGLAGVGPGEALGRVGSVLLTVAQQVAIAWLILAVIDYMFQRKQVDKQIKMTKDELKREMKEQEGSPEAKGERMRRARKLSQSRGLKMVAEADVIVTNPTHFSVAIKYDRSDMHAPMIVAKGVDHLAFKIRELAKKNNVPIVENPPLARALYKQCEVGDFVPRELFATVAEVLAYVYKTLKNIR, from the coding sequence ATGGGCGGTAACGACGGACAAGAAAGGACAGAGGAGGCGACGCCCAAGCGCAAAGAGGACGCGCGCAAAAAGGGCACGGTCGCCAAAAGCACCGACCTCAACGGTTCGATTCTGCTGCTGATTCTGGTGGCCGTTTTGCCGGGCGCGATGGGCGGACTCTACCGCGGCATTGTGCAAGGCTTTGAGTTGCTCGCGACCACCAAGTTTTCGACCAAGCCCGAGGTCATCATTCGTTTCGGCGCGCAAGTCGCGTTGCCGATTTTCGCCGGAGTCGGGCTGCTGTTCGCGGCGATGATGGTCGGCGGGGTGGTGACCAACGGCGCGCAAGTCGGCTTTAAGGCCACGCCCGAATTGCTCAAGCCGGACCTGCAAAAAATGAACCCGCTCAACGGATTCAAGCGGATGTTCTCGGCGAAGGCGACCTTTGAAGGGTTCAAGGCTGTGGCCAAGGCGACGCTGTTCGGGTTCATCGCCTACCGCGTGATCCAGAACAACTGGCTGGCCATTATCGGCCTCGCCGGGGTGGGGCCGGGCGAGGCGCTGGGCCGAGTCGGCAGCGTGTTGCTCACCGTCGCCCAGCAGGTCGCCATCGCGTGGCTGATCCTCGCCGTGATTGACTACATGTTCCAGCGCAAGCAGGTGGACAAGCAGATTAAGATGACCAAGGACGAACTCAAGCGGGAAATGAAGGAGCAGGAAGGTTCGCCCGAAGCCAAGGGCGAGCGCATGCGCCGGGCCCGCAAGCTCAGCCAAAGTCGCGGCCTCAAAATGGTCGCCGAAGCCGATGTCATCGTCACGAACCCGACCCACTTTTCGGTCGCGATTAAGTACGACCGCAGCGACATGCACGCGCCGATGATCGTGGCCAAGGGTGTGGACCACCTCGCGTTTAAGATCCGAGAATTGGCGAAGAAAAACAACGTGCCGATCGTGGAGAATCCGCCGCTCGCGCGGGCCCTTTACAAGCAGTGCGAGGTCGGGGACTTTGTGCCGCGGGAGCTCTTCGCGACGGTCGCCGAAGTGCTAGCATACGTCTATAAAACCCTTAAAAACATCCGCTAA
- a CDS encoding amidohydrolase family protein gives MSRRLLRPSGVMMAGELRQGLEVELDGDVIVRVGPQTGIPEPFVLSPAFVNAHSHLEYRSLMGEVDPALGYWDWIKALVARKLTQTADEVVDSCMLAARENRLAGVAYIHEHSDRPGSVAAMREAGLQGIVFQEILTMGVGDSVVAPARARAAELDTPELRVFPNPHAVHTVFPDLLREFARAPHPLTIHVAETEYESQLFGAAEGPLQDFYDLVGLPSRASGKTVIGEFESLGLARPGVQIVHACDISVAEIQRLVPTGVSVAHNPRSNLHLKCPPMRLREMLDAGMPVGLGLDSAASTGPIDMFLEMQEALATSHRRGHHVSAQEVWNVATELGASSVGLQDWRIEPGLRVPLIAIHSQAETADDLIAQGTPEQVEWIVNPR, from the coding sequence TTGAGCCGCCGACTGTTGCGCCCGTCCGGCGTAATGATGGCGGGCGAACTCCGCCAGGGATTGGAGGTCGAGCTCGATGGCGATGTCATCGTTCGCGTCGGCCCGCAAACCGGCATTCCCGAACCGTTCGTCCTGAGCCCCGCGTTTGTCAACGCGCATAGCCACCTCGAGTATCGCTCGCTTATGGGCGAGGTTGACCCCGCGCTGGGCTATTGGGATTGGATCAAGGCGCTGGTCGCCCGCAAGCTCACGCAAACCGCCGACGAGGTGGTGGATAGTTGCATGCTCGCGGCTCGCGAAAACCGGCTGGCCGGGGTTGCGTACATCCATGAGCACTCCGACCGTCCCGGTTCGGTCGCGGCCATGCGCGAAGCCGGATTGCAAGGCATCGTTTTCCAGGAGATTTTGACGATGGGGGTTGGCGATAGCGTCGTGGCTCCGGCCCGCGCCCGCGCCGCCGAGTTGGATACGCCCGAACTCCGCGTGTTTCCCAATCCGCACGCGGTGCACACCGTCTTTCCCGACTTGCTGCGCGAGTTCGCCCGCGCGCCGCATCCGCTGACGATTCACGTCGCCGAAACCGAGTACGAATCGCAGCTCTTTGGCGCGGCCGAAGGGCCGCTTCAAGACTTCTACGATCTCGTTGGATTGCCGAGCCGCGCCTCGGGCAAAACCGTCATCGGCGAGTTCGAGAGTCTGGGCCTTGCGCGCCCGGGCGTGCAGATTGTCCATGCCTGCGATATCTCGGTCGCCGAAATTCAGCGGCTCGTCCCCACTGGCGTGAGCGTCGCGCACAACCCGCGCAGCAACTTGCACCTCAAGTGTCCGCCGATGCGCCTGCGCGAGATGCTCGATGCCGGAATGCCCGTTGGGCTTGGGCTCGACTCGGCGGCAAGCACCGGCCCGATCGACATGTTCCTAGAGATGCAAGAAGCCCTCGCCACCAGCCATCGCCGGGGGCATCACGTGTCCGCGCAAGAGGTGTGGAACGTCGCCACGGAACTCGGCGCGTCGAGCGTCGGCCTTCAAGACTGGCGCATCGAGCCCGGCCTCCGGGTGCCGCTCATCGCGATTCACTCCCAAGCGGAAACCGCCGACGATCTTATTGCGCAAGGCACGCCCGAGCAGGTGGAGTGGATCGTGAATCCGCGATGA
- the folB gene encoding dihydroneopterin aldolase: MQTTIAIHDLEVYAYHGVPAAEREVGHRLLVDVELVVEELAGETDSIDGTVDYAEVANMVRDVILESSVQTLEFLCSKVTHALVATFPAIVGGTISIAKPYPPMPCIVAEVRVTREFSAED, encoded by the coding sequence ATGCAAACGACGATCGCGATTCACGACCTTGAGGTCTACGCCTATCATGGGGTGCCCGCCGCCGAACGCGAGGTCGGACACCGCCTGCTCGTGGATGTCGAGCTCGTGGTCGAAGAATTGGCCGGCGAAACCGACAGCATTGACGGCACCGTGGATTACGCCGAGGTCGCCAACATGGTGCGCGACGTGATTTTGGAAAGCTCGGTGCAGACCCTAGAGTTCCTGTGTAGCAAGGTCACCCACGCGCTGGTGGCGACGTTCCCGGCCATCGTCGGCGGCACCATTTCCATCGCCAAACCGTACCCGCCCATGCCGTGCATCGTGGCTGAGGTTCGCGTGACGCGCGAATTCAGCGCGGAGGACTGA
- the msrB gene encoding peptide-methionine (R)-S-oxide reductase MsrB, producing the protein MKLVIAGLSLAALAIGVAAIQQGSTASPATQTKSNTKGHYDKEAKLYIAEESPKRKDKVVKTDAEWKKILTPEQFKILRSHGTEPAFCGIFHDNKKTGQYNCAGCQLPLFKSDAKFDSGTGWPSFFQPFDKDNVWMRTDRSYGMTRYEVLCARCDGHLGHVFPDGPEPTGLRFCINSDGLVFSEKK; encoded by the coding sequence ATGAAGTTGGTGATCGCCGGACTCAGTTTAGCCGCCCTGGCCATTGGCGTGGCCGCCATCCAGCAGGGCAGCACCGCCTCGCCCGCCACTCAAACGAAGTCCAATACCAAAGGTCACTACGACAAGGAAGCCAAATTGTATATCGCCGAAGAAAGCCCCAAACGCAAAGATAAGGTCGTGAAGACCGACGCCGAATGGAAGAAAATCCTGACTCCCGAGCAGTTCAAAATCCTCCGCTCGCACGGCACCGAGCCTGCGTTCTGCGGCATCTTCCACGACAACAAAAAGACGGGTCAGTACAACTGCGCCGGCTGTCAACTTCCTCTTTTCAAGAGTGACGCCAAGTTTGATAGCGGCACCGGTTGGCCCTCGTTCTTCCAGCCGTTCGACAAGGATAATGTCTGGATGCGGACCGACCGTAGCTACGGTATGACGCGCTACGAAGTGCTGTGCGCTCGTTGCGATGGTCACCTGGGCCACGTGTTCCCGGATGGCCCCGAGCCCACCGGCCTGCGGTTCTGCATCAATTCCGACGGCCTCGTGTTCTCCGAGAAAAAGTAA
- the selD gene encoding selenide, water dikinase SelD → MKSGGCASKLGQAQLAEVLRHLPRTPDPRLLVGFDTSDDAGAILLPDGRVMIQTTDFFTPIVDDAYDFGRIAATNALSDSYAMGATPLTALNIALFDPAIVPPEVWAEVSRGAFDQCTKAGVIVMGGHTVVDAEPKFGLAVTGFCDSPQQLFRNDAAAIGDDIYLTKPLGTGMITTAAKRGACPPEVLARGVDVMTTLNADAMHAAHAAGVRCATDITGFGLAGHLLNVARASEVCIELDGASLPEIEGCQDLHGYCPAGAGRNQAHAATLMKGEIENPLLYDPQTSGGLALFSRQPIHGAIKIGRVTGPGATLVVG, encoded by the coding sequence GTGAAATCGGGCGGTTGCGCCAGCAAACTGGGTCAAGCGCAGTTGGCCGAGGTCTTGCGGCACCTGCCGCGAACACCCGATCCGCGGTTGCTGGTGGGGTTTGACACGAGCGACGACGCGGGCGCCATTCTCCTGCCCGATGGTCGAGTGATGATCCAAACGACGGACTTTTTCACGCCGATTGTGGACGACGCCTACGACTTTGGTCGCATTGCGGCCACCAACGCGCTCAGCGATAGCTACGCCATGGGCGCGACCCCGCTCACGGCCCTGAACATTGCGTTGTTCGATCCGGCAATTGTGCCGCCCGAAGTGTGGGCCGAGGTCTCGCGCGGGGCGTTTGACCAATGCACCAAAGCGGGTGTGATCGTGATGGGCGGGCACACCGTGGTGGACGCCGAACCCAAGTTTGGCCTCGCCGTGACCGGATTTTGCGACTCGCCGCAGCAGTTGTTCCGCAACGATGCGGCGGCCATTGGCGACGACATCTACTTGACCAAGCCGTTGGGCACGGGAATGATTACGACCGCCGCCAAGCGCGGCGCGTGCCCGCCCGAGGTGTTGGCGCGAGGCGTGGACGTGATGACGACCCTAAACGCCGACGCCATGCACGCGGCTCACGCCGCCGGGGTGCGCTGCGCGACCGACATCACCGGCTTCGGGTTGGCAGGGCACTTGCTGAACGTCGCGCGGGCGAGCGAGGTTTGCATCGAACTCGACGGGGCTAGCTTGCCCGAGATCGAAGGTTGCCAAGACTTGCACGGCTATTGCCCCGCGGGTGCGGGCCGCAATCAGGCTCACGCGGCGACTTTGATGAAGGGCGAGATCGAGAACCCGCTGCTCTACGATCCGCAGACGAGCGGCGGGCTCGCGCTGTTTTCCCGGCAACCGATCCACGGCGCAATAAAAATTGGCCGGGTCACAGGACCCGGCGCAACACTTGTGGTTGGGTAA
- a CDS encoding CofH family radical SAM protein gives MLQTPERVFGPDLMDIYRKVDAGQRLSFEDGLTLYATPNLTGVGALANIVRERKHGARTFYVRNQHINYTNICNKFCKFCSFYAKKGGPAPYEYDMAEVERRLGWHANIPMTEIHMVGGINPRLKYDYYMEIIRTVKRVRPEVHVKAFTAVEIVQIAQIGKVSIEQALRDLMEAGLDSLPGGGIEILSERVHLELFGKKLNGEEWKEVARVAAKLDLKQYATMLYGHIETAAERVDHLVQIRDLQDETGHFLTMTPLSFHPERTELDDIKGPTADDDLRNIAISRLMLDNFDHIKSFWIMNTVPVTQAALWYGADDTDGLVHEYEITYKEGDWGNKSQVLTHENMVRMISQVGRIPVERDSLYNEIVREQPETMERRPLQPLVMA, from the coding sequence ATGTTGCAAACGCCTGAGCGTGTGTTTGGCCCCGACCTCATGGACATCTACCGCAAGGTGGATGCCGGCCAACGACTCTCCTTTGAGGATGGCCTCACGCTGTACGCCACGCCGAACCTCACGGGCGTCGGTGCCCTGGCGAACATCGTTCGCGAGCGCAAGCATGGCGCGCGCACGTTCTACGTTCGCAACCAGCATATCAACTACACGAACATCTGCAACAAGTTCTGCAAATTCTGTTCGTTCTATGCCAAAAAGGGCGGTCCCGCCCCCTACGAATACGATATGGCGGAAGTGGAGCGTCGGCTGGGCTGGCACGCAAACATTCCGATGACCGAAATCCACATGGTCGGCGGCATCAACCCGCGCCTCAAGTACGACTACTACATGGAGATCATCCGCACCGTCAAACGGGTGCGCCCCGAGGTCCACGTCAAGGCTTTCACCGCGGTGGAAATTGTCCAAATCGCGCAGATTGGCAAGGTCAGCATCGAGCAAGCCCTCCGCGATCTGATGGAAGCCGGGCTCGACTCGTTGCCCGGCGGCGGCATTGAGATTCTTTCGGAGCGCGTTCACCTAGAGCTGTTCGGCAAAAAGCTGAATGGCGAGGAATGGAAGGAAGTCGCGCGCGTCGCGGCCAAACTCGATCTTAAGCAATACGCCACCATGCTCTACGGACACATTGAAACGGCCGCCGAGCGCGTGGATCACCTCGTGCAGATTCGCGACCTGCAAGACGAGACCGGCCACTTCCTGACGATGACGCCGCTGAGTTTCCACCCGGAACGGACCGAACTGGACGACATCAAAGGCCCGACCGCCGACGACGACCTTCGCAACATCGCGATCAGCCGCCTGATGCTAGACAATTTCGACCACATCAAGAGCTTCTGGATTATGAACACGGTGCCGGTGACGCAAGCCGCCCTTTGGTATGGTGCCGACGACACCGACGGCCTCGTCCACGAGTACGAGATCACCTACAAGGAAGGCGATTGGGGGAACAAATCGCAGGTGCTGACCCACGAAAACATGGTGCGCATGATCTCGCAAGTGGGTCGCATTCCGGTGGAGCGCGACAGCCTCTACAACGAGATTGTCCGCGAGCAACCCGAGACGATGGAGCGACGACCGTTGCAACCGCTCGTCATGGCATAA
- a CDS encoding ribonuclease H-like domain-containing protein gives MLEQTFLHVPGIGRDTERSLWEQGCENWQTFLDNPSDFRTGSAPKASVKSILKKSQDAVAARNHQFFGDLLRTTDHWRTWDVFKDKCAYLDIETDGGRTGQAVTVIGIWDGEFRAYVANDNIENFRSDITNYSMVVSFFGSGFDLPILMKMFRSVVWDHLHLDLIHPARALGIRGGLKKIEGMYGIKRPDHILGLSGLDAVRLWREHRMGRKNALQTLLDYNQADVENLEIIAREMVTEMWDYTRHGVLCERGKQQPLPFGSPDF, from the coding sequence GTGCTCGAACAAACCTTCCTGCACGTTCCTGGCATTGGGCGCGACACCGAGCGCAGCCTTTGGGAGCAGGGCTGCGAGAATTGGCAGACTTTCCTCGATAATCCCAGCGATTTCCGTACCGGAAGCGCGCCGAAGGCGAGCGTCAAGTCGATCCTCAAAAAGTCGCAGGATGCGGTGGCCGCTCGGAATCACCAGTTCTTTGGCGACCTCTTGCGGACGACCGACCACTGGCGCACGTGGGATGTTTTCAAGGACAAGTGCGCGTACCTCGACATCGAAACCGATGGTGGTCGCACCGGCCAAGCCGTCACAGTGATCGGCATTTGGGACGGCGAGTTCCGCGCTTACGTCGCCAACGACAACATCGAGAATTTCCGGAGCGACATCACCAACTACAGCATGGTGGTCAGCTTTTTCGGCAGCGGATTCGACTTGCCAATTCTCATGAAGATGTTCCGCAGCGTGGTGTGGGACCACCTGCACCTCGACCTCATTCACCCGGCGCGGGCGTTGGGGATCCGGGGCGGGCTCAAGAAAATCGAAGGCATGTACGGCATCAAGCGGCCCGACCATATCTTGGGTTTAAGCGGGCTCGACGCCGTGCGCCTCTGGCGCGAGCATCGCATGGGTCGTAAGAACGCACTGCAGACTCTGCTCGACTATAACCAAGCTGACGTCGAAAACCTGGAGATTATTGCCCGCGAAATGGTCACTGAAATGTGGGACTACACGCGTCACGGCGTGCTCTGCGAGCGCGGAAAGCAGCAGCCGCTGCCGTTCGGATCGCCTGATTTCTAA